The DNA region AACTCTGCCCAGCACCACTAGAAATTATCAAATAGGTAAAGAAGCAGGAAACTGACTGACCTATATGCTCACCCATACTGAATTACAGGACAGTGGACTGGAAGGAGATGAAAAGCTAGAAATGGTAGATATACCTACATCTCAtacttaccttttaaaaaaatttccatagaACATCAGAATTTAAAGTGCCTCCCTCAAAGCAAAACATCATGTAAATTTCAGTAGTTATAACCTATTTTGCATTTTGTATGTTTCTTACAAGACACTAGTTACAACCTTTTCATTGTTCTGTATTGGAGTATTTACCTGCTTTTCTATAAGCCAAGATTAGACTGAGTTCTACATAGGTGAACGTTACAGCTTCACCTAATTGTTAAAtacctatgtgccaggcatatgGACAGCCTCACTCTCAACACAAAGAACCACAGGCATAAACATCCAGTCTTGTAGGTCCTGACAGGGCTTGAGGCTTACAGCTCTACCTCTATGATGAAATAGTCTCATTTGCACTTAATGTACAACAGCTCCATctctcttccttaaatgttttctAGCACCAAACTTGGTTAGGGTTTCCTTTTTAGTGTATCTttctagtttgttgttgttgttttagaggcGGAAACTTCATTCTGTGCTCACTTACTAGATTTGGAAACTAAATTGACTTGCATATTATCATAACTGGTGGCCATCTAGGGGTTCAATGACCCcaacaaatacataatttttttaaaaagtttaatgtgACTATGTAGTACTTACAGCAAGGAATACAAGATTATTCTAAATTCTAAATCAAGTGACTCACTGTCAGTCTCAACCTCTGGAGGCCTCACAATTCAAACCCcaactaaatatttatttctaacctAACAATGAGTATTCATAGCAAGATATCTTTTGCAAAATCCTCATAACTTAGATTCTTTCTTTGGTGGGGTCAATAACAACTGAACTTgctatgatttaaaaattatgggccaagcgcagtggctcatgcctgtaatcccagcattttgggaggccgaggtgggcggatcatcatCCAGgcggtcaggagtttaagactagcctagccaacatggtgaaaccctgtctctactaaaaatacaaaaattagccaggcgtagtggcacatgcatgtaatccccgctactggggaagctgaggcagaagaatcacttgaacacagaaggcaggggttgcagtgagccaggactatgccactgcactccagctcaggggcgactgagcaagactttgtctcaaaaaacaaacaaacaaacaaacaaacaaaaaattatgtaaCTTCCCAATTTAATTGTGTTTCATATTAAAGAATACTATCCCCACTTCAAGGCCCACCCTACCCCCACCACCCAAAAGACAAACTATTTTGTGTTCCTTCCTATACCAGAGGAAATGACAACCTCATGTTGGAAAAGCAagttattgctgagtaatattctccCACTTTGTAGAAATCAGCTTTAAATGATTCTGAACTGAGAGACATGCCCCTGGAGTGACAAAGCCCATGTCACCATttacatggggaaaaaaatctctttaaagcACTACATAGTTAAAAACACTGACAAGGAAATTAAATTAGCAGAGCTATATCACTTTGATGTGATATACGTGGTAAGGTAAGGCTGTAAATACACCAACTATAATATAGAATTTAATTGTATCTTTATGAAGTGTTCTGATATCAAAGACGATAATACATGCATCAGGCACATTTGACAGAAGACTACAATGgtttacatttcctttttatttattccttggAACTGCTCGTATTGCAGGTTTTTCATGGATGAAATATGGAACTgagcagattctttttttctacaaaattatGGTATAAACTTGCTCAATTTTCTATCTTATTGCTAATAAACCTTACAGGCGCACAGTTTGTAAAATAAACCCCTTAAGGACTGAATGCGTAGAGCATGCTGCAAGGTACAAGAAATAAGCTAAAAATGAGCATATAAACCTACATCTGGACCAACACAGTACTGAATGCTGGCAAACATTTATCACAACACagggaaaaattaacaaaaggagATACAGTTCAGTCCTGAAAGGGTTAAACAGAAACCCTAATATATTATTGTTTCTAACCATCCATCCCACATTACAGTGCTTGAAAACAAAGTCATAAGTCTGGCACAGAAATTACACATATTTGTTCAGTACTCATCAGAAACACAGCTGCTTTTGAAATCAAAATAACTTGGTTAGTAACAGCATTTTGTTTCAAAAGGAACCTCCTCCCCAGTAGATCTTCTGGTTAGCATGACTAGTTAGGTTAGTTCTCAAAAATGGCATTAAAAGTTTTGTGTGAAAGCACAGATGGTACCAgtttcattaaaaacaacaaaacaaaacaaaacaaaaaaactaaccaGTTACGATTGCAGATAAGTCTGTGTAGTAAGAGTGACAAACATTTCACGATTAACTCATGTATAACAATGCCTTTAATTGCCACAGTTCAAAGAAAGTGAGCAGCAAATTAGATAGGATACTAGTGTTCAACTCTGAAATCactcaaaatataaaaggcattttTACAGCCTTTAGCGTGCCTTCCCAATCTATGTGATAAATTAAATGAAACGAATAAAAACATACTAGATCAGAGACTCAGCTTCTACGTGAATGTTTAGAAATTGCATAGAGTCATGAGAGCATTAAGATACATTTCTAAGACggaattattaaaaattcaaacatactATAACTGAAGCACTCACCATTCTAAGAAGAGAGTCTTTCTGAGGGTAAATGACTAGCATGTCTAATAATGCCATCACTGGAGGAGGGGCACAGTCTACTATAACCAGAGGACAAGGTTCCTATAAATTATATACTGAAAATGATTCACAAAGCCATGGAAAAAGATTTTAAGCAGCTGACAAAAGAACTACTGATGAACAATAAGCTACAATAGACAAATCATTTCACTCTAGTCTGTGGTATGAGAATGGCCAAAAATAAGTGGGGAAAAATGCCTGTGTAAGTACATTCTTggacttttcaaaaaaaagagaaaggggtttACAATCTAATATTTCAATTATCttattgaaagaaaacaaaatgagacataaatgtttgttaaaaaagCACAAGTTCATTTTAAGAAAGTCATGAACTTGAAAAATTATTCTTGAGCTACAAAGCTGGGTAAGGAAGAGTTTGTTCTTCAAAAGTATCTCTTCTGTTATTGGTTAATTTAATATGATTCCTTAACTAAATACCAAACCGAGGAAGTGGAGGAAACTTGTGGCCGTTAAAAGAAAAGCAGCACTAGGAACATGTTCATGCTCTGAACAAAAGCACTGCGTAATGACTCCTGCCATGACTCCACAGAGAGGAAGAACTACTACTCAGAAGTAAGCGGTCTGTAAGTAAGAGACGGTGAACAGTTACGACAAAGAAAGATAAGGCCACAATGAGTTCTGCCCTTGATCACTGAAACAGATTTAAGGTGTGAGGCAGGATTAGCTTATAATAGAGAAGCGAGTGACTGGAGCAGATCTGAAGAAAAAAGGCGATATAGAATAAAATACAGCCCGGGGGGTGATTAAAAAGGCTTGCAGTAAGAGAAAACCGCAATAACTGATTTAACCACCTAACGTGCTTTACGAATGACTTTCCCCTTGAAAACCGAGGAAAAGGCGATTTAAAGATGTCAGGAAGAGTATTTACAGTGGCATAGTCCGAGCAAAGAGTGAGTGTGAAGACAGCAAAGCTGAAGAAAAAATGATACTactaataatttctaaaaagtcTATTAATGAAAACTTTTTCAAAACAGCCCAAGACACCAGAAAGACAATGTTCTGTACAGAAACGCTGAAGGAAGTTACAGTTTTGCATTCAAAAGGTACTGTGGCTCCTGTTTTATGGGACAGTAAAAGCTTACCACAATCTAGAGGTAGTTTTTACTCTAAGAAGGATGATTGTATTACGAGACTGTGTCATAAACATTACACACATGGTTCCTGTACTAAATACAGCCCAACGAGTCTGCTGCAATTtcaaagaaaccaaacaaaagtATAACCAACGTTCAGGAATGAAAGCGAGGTAAAACTGGCGAGTTTAGCATGCAAGGCCAACATACAACCCTGAATGCAACCAAATCTcagctgaaaagaaaagaaacattttctgagTTAGGAGACATTTGCGGAGATGCTCagtattagaaaagagaaaacaaacaaaaaaaggcagagaaagaagtgaaaacataagttacatttgcattttataatcTTACAACTATTTGTCTCTAAAGTACTGTCTTCCAGCTATTTTAGTTGATCATCTAATAAAAGCATCTTATGTTTTAAGATTACAATGATCTTCTGGCCTAGGCTACCCCTCCAACCCCCCCAAAAAGTAAAGATAATAAAACATGCTTTTGCTGACATTTTCCTCATTCTACCATAAGGGCACCATCTACCAACTGGTAGCAAATACTTCTCATATTTTTTGTCACTTGCCAACAAGGCAGAAAATACCCTGCTGAATGAAATCACTGGGAACATTCcaagttcaaaataaaatgtttaacttaCACATAATACAAGTTATGTACAAGATTAGGAGGGGGAAACCTGAACAAATCCTGGAACACACGTATGTATTTACGTTATGGGAAAAGGGGAAATAATACTTCAAATATCAACATGTTCTGTGCCATTAACTCATTAATGGCTAAATGGCCACACCAAATTGCATGTGAATGTTAGAACCTCTTGGACAACCattataaatcctttttttttaaaggcaaacacAGAAGTAACTACCAACAGTGTCTGAGAAGAGAGACTAAGTTAACATACATTGCATGTATTGCAGGCAAGGCAGaggcatttttttaaagcttttgcaCAGACTTcatataatcttaaaaaaaaatatgtaggcCTTTACAAGATTTGACTTGCTGAAATCCAAACAATTTTGACTCACGAAGAGTCGTAAGACTTCagccgaaaaaaaaaaaaaaagaaaagaaaaagttccaGCCttagatcaaaaaaaaaaaaaaacctggaagagTATGATAATTAGATTAAACAAGGTCAGGCTAGGAACCCGAATGTATTTTAGAGCAAAAGCTCAAAGGTGGGCGGGGAAGAGAACAACCTATTTGGTAACAAGGTGTACTATAATACCGTGATATAAAAAAAGGTATGGTGAAAATGTACCTTTTACTAAAGCTTATACAATATACAAGTTCCTTGGTCCATAAAAACTATGTTAGATTTGTGTCTTCTAGTTTGTTCAACTTGTATTCCAGCCACATTATTTACTTCTTGCCCatttaaacaaaaccaaagaaaaaccaaccaaccaaccaacaaaactGCTGAAAACTTGATTTCCAATAGTTTGTacattttgatgttttgttttgttttactgtggCTTCTGCATTTCAAATCAGCACTTGTAGACAGATAATGGGGTTCTGAATAGTATCACTTGGTATGAAAAGTTTTCCCAAGAAACCACAAaagattgttcattttttttctccttttttgtcaACTGTTTGCCACACTCAAGTCAATTTAAGTCCTAGCAAAAAGACGGTAGTTAGGATACCACTGTTGCTGTGGATGATGTGACACTGGTTGAATTTGTGCTGGCGTTTGTGTAACTTCCCTCGCTGTTTGTGTTTGATTCATTAGGGGGCACCTGGCTTGAATTGGCTCGAAGGATTGCTCCTGCTGCGCTGCAGTGTGGCCGTGGCCCTGGTTCTGGTGTGTAGGTAAAGGTAAGGCTGGTGGAATAAATGATTCCATCATTTCGGACCAAAGTTACTGGAACCTGGACTGGTTGCCTGACCCATCTCCAACCTTCTCGGAATGCAGAAATGTCTGGGACGACACAGAGCATACTTTCCCCACACCTGAGGAGGAAATATAAATCACttaaaagcactttaaaaaagcaaactacatttttaaaatgagacttaAGGCAAGGTTGTTTAATACATTGTAATCAATGCCAGGACAAAGACTCTCCTGTACCCACACCCCTCACAACCTCTGGATGATGTAAAAAGTTTTATCAAGTACCTGTACATAGTTTCAGCTTCTACATCCCCAAACCACACTCGTAAATTTGGAGTGAAATTCTGTCCTGTAAGTTCAAGCATTGCTACGTCCCCACCGCCATTCAACTGCAATTCACAGAAAATCACAACACTgagaaaacttttcatttttcattaaagTACACAAATTAGATTCATTcaactttcatttgttttttacaaaaagggcaattaaatgatttttattacaAAGCTAGCTAAAAACATTTCAATTTAACAAACaagtttatttccatttaaatttccTGGCAAGTATGctccttctaatttttttttttttttaatcaacaaatgGTGTATGTTAAAATCTCCAAATCACacaattgggggaaaaaaatcaaaactcccATGAAATGAAATGATGCCAAGTCATAGCTAAGAGTAACTGCAAAGAAGAGCTAAAGGCCAATTTGGATTAGATGGTCTCACCTGAAGGCTCTCTACAACAGGCACAGGCGTGACTGGGGCAAGGACAGGGCCCATTCCCTCGTAAAATGTATACTCTGCCTTATCTGTGCTAATGATTGTCCAGGAAGCGCCATCATTTATCATCTCTTTATTTGGTTCTTTTGGGCATGGAGTGGCCTAATGAAGAAAGAAGTTTAGACACTAAGTTTTATACACTTTGTATTAATAGTATAAGAAAATTCTATCAAAGTAACCCTCAGACAAGAGTTCTTAAGAGAATTTAGTAAAAACTTAGAAACTTTCTAAAGCATGGTGCTTTGCCAATCCCTATATAAACACAAACAGAATATTAATACAGAAACCCCATGACAACAGTTTTTGTTATAATACAAACTATTTCAGTGACATATAATAATACCTTTCACAACAACCAGTACAGGTACAATTTCATTAATAGCAGATCAGTATCTGTGATGTACATGGATGTTTAAGACTCTTCAGGGACTCCTAAGAAAGAGAATGGGCGTCCTCATGCTTAGGAAATAGCTAGAAGCATATGTGCTTTCCAAAGGAGTGACTCAAGATGGGAAGGCAAAGCCCCTACCCCTACCTTAACAGACCTAGACCAGGGACTCAGCATGCCCATCAGTGTGTGTGACCATCTCTCTGGAACAGGAGTTTACAAAGGAGTTTCACATGAAACTGTAACTATCTTATTAAATCATCTGCCCACATCATAATTTCATGAAAGCCGGGTAAATGTAAGGCATTAGGTTTTAAAGCATGTCATCATTACTATCTTGGGAAACCACAATGTAAATCTTGATGAGATTTTGAGGCTTCTCCCAGAAAAATGCTTTGTCTATACAAGGTTTGCCCACAATTTCAGAAGATTCAATGAGCACTGAAAATCTATTTTTGGACATCCTGAGGGGCTCTTCATTCCTCAATTAAGAACCCTGGAACTAGATGTACCTGTTTTTCTGAGAACATGTTCATAATTTTGAGTTCTTCCTTGAGAAAGGATTGCTCACATGTTTGAGGACTGTGTATTAAGGATGCACAGTCCTGAGATAAATATCTGCATATATAATTAACAGCAAATGAAAAGTTCCTATTTTTCCAAGCTGTCAACCTCACAGTTTGTACATTTTAGATCCTAACAGTAATTAAAAAACATACCTGAAATTGAATTATTCTTTCTTGAGAAAGGCACAAGTACATTCTTTCTGTATCCTTAAGGTAAAATGCACATTTATGGAGTTGTGACACAGGATCATCTGCATCCAATAATGCGGTCTGCTTATCAACTTTCCTAATTATCTATATTTAACAATTAAGAAATAACAGAGGTCATTCACACATGGAAAGGATTTCCCTTGTGTACAATATCAAAAGTACACAGAAGTTACATACTATATAATAATATATCACAGTTATTTGTCCTATGcctacatatataaaaacattcaCAAACAAAAAGGCTAGGAATAAAAAACAGCTTTAGGTTGCAAGCATGTCAGAATGTAGAAATTGTTACACTCTTCCATgaacatctaaaataaaaacatcaggcTGGCAGGCAGTTGTTTTCTAGATCAGCGCTTTTCAAACGTTAATCTGCACACCAATGACCTGGGGTTCTTAAGAAAAATACAGGTTCTGATCCAGCAGGACTCTTGTGGGGCCTgatattctgcatttctaacaaaatcCCAGGTAATGTTAATGCTGCTGGCCAATGGACCATATCATGAATAGCAAGTTCTGATGATCTTTTCCAACAATATGCATATAATAACAAATATTCCAACATCAAAGCGAAAAATCTCTAGAAGGCGACTGTCAGTGCAAACATCTTATATTCACTATCCaatacttatatatttaaaaacaaaacaaagctaaacTAATGTTATAGATTACAAAATGGGCTTAGAGAGGTCAGATAAATTGCTCAAAATACCAGTTTAGTAGCTGAAGGACCAGAATATGTCCTGATCCCAGGACTGGCTGCCTGGCCAACTGATCTCTTTCCATTACACTCTAAAATCTTATAATCCAACTAGTGTACAAAGCACATGAATATATGAAAGATAATACTATCAAAACCTACATGACACGTGACACCTAGAAGGTAATGGCTAAGTAGATGATGATGACGCAGAGCAATATTTGACGCAATAAACCTTTACTGTTTCCTGTCTACTGATCACTTCCAACAACATACAAACATACTATCTCTCATCTCAAAATCTAAAGTAAAGAAAACCCTGACTACATGCCCCTGTCCCTCCCTCTCACTACCTGCTTCTCTGCAAATGCCTCTTCCTCACTGTTCAATCTCCTGCAATCTCTCCAGCCTTTTATCTCAAAGACTCCACTACAACTGCTTGTCAAAGCCACCAAGGATTTCCAGACAGACGCATCTCATGGcacttttctgtcttcattttacttCGTTTTCTCAGACGCGCTCAATACATTTCGCTTTCAGGGCTACACCTGATCCAACTGACCTTTTGAATGCTCAGAGCCAAGTCCTCAgcccttttcttccctctttatAATCTATACTGTTTAAAACATTTAGAGGTTGACAACTCCCAAATTTATTATCTCCAGACTTACCTTCTCTCTTGCATTCAATCTGTATGTACACTTAACTGCCTATTCAACATTTCCACTTCTGATGTCTAACAGGCATCTTAAGCTTACCATGTTGAAAACAGAATTTTGGATTTCCTCCTAAACTTGATCCTTTCAGGCCAACTCATCTAGGTTAACAAATAGCACCAGCATTCACTCAATCCAAAAACCTTGAGTCATCCTTGATACCTTGCTTTCTCTCATACCCAACCATCCAGTCTGTCAGCAAATTCTGTCAGGTCCACTTTCAAACAAATCTGTCACCTCTCACCACCTTACTACTATGATCCTGGTCTAAGATAGCATCAGCTCTTGTCTCCATTGTGACAACAATCCAAACACCTGTCTCTGCTTCCACAGCCACATTGCCATGCTCTcttctccacacagcagccagatgTATGCTTCTAAACAAAAAAGGGCCTTCATGCCCTGTTTAAAACCCTCCAGTGGCCTTCTAACAAACAGAGATAACATGAAGTCCTTACCCTAGATACAGAGAGGGATCCTAAAAAATCTTGCCTAGGGCTAACCTTACAGCTTAAGTTCCTGCCACTTTCCCACTCCTCCTTccgctccagctccagctccactGGTTTCTTTACTAGTCCTCACACATCCCCTGCCTTCAGTTCTGTTTGCCTGAAATGCTCCTCACTTAGTTAGTCGTTCTTTGACTTCATTCTGGTCCCtccagatggcgccactgcactcgagcctgggcgacagagtgacatgACACTCTGcctcattaattaattaattaattctgaAATTCAAAAAGACTTCCCTGACCTCTCTAAGTGCTCCTCCAATTCTCTAAACCTTTATTATCTTGTTTTGTCTTCTCATCGCTACATAAATCCCTTACATGGGTATTTGGCTTATCATGCTACCAAAATATAAACTCCAGGAGGAGAGGCACTCAACTTTGCATGCATTGTACCTCTAGCATctagacagtgcctggcacacagaaggtgCTCAGGACTACTGGAGCTTGCATGTACACACGCACAAATGTAATGCTTTCCTCCACAATCTTTAATAGTAACctctgtgaagattaaatgaatcaGAATATGTAAAGATGCTCACAATAGTGCCATATTATGCAATGTAGACTTTTATTGCTTGAGTAACACTTCGCTTATACTAAAAGATCATTTTGCTTCCACTAATCCACAACTGTATAAAGGTCCAATCTTTAAAGTTAACA from Callithrix jacchus isolate 240 chromosome 3, calJac240_pri, whole genome shotgun sequence includes:
- the RBPJ gene encoding recombining binding protein suppressor of hairless isoform X6, with translation MRNYLKERGDQTVLILHAKVAQKSYGNEKRFFCPPPCVYLMGSGWKKKKEQMERDGCSEQESQPCAFIGIGNSDQEMQQLNLEGKNYCTAKTLYISDSDKRKHFMLSVKMFYGNSDDIGVFLSKRIKVISKPSKKKQSLKNADLCIASGTKVALFNRLRSQTVSTRYLHVEGGNFHASSQQWGAFYIHLLDDDESEGEEFTVRDGYIHYGQTVKLVCSVTGMALPRLIIRKVDKQTALLDADDPVSQLHKCAFYLKDTERMYLCLSQERIIQFQATPCPKEPNKEMINDGASWTIISTDKAEYTFYEGMGPVLAPVTPVPVVESLQLNGGGDVAMLELTGQNFTPNLRVWFGDVEAETMYRCGESMLCVVPDISAFREGWRWVRQPVQVPVTLVRNDGIIYSTSLTFTYTPEPGPRPHCSAAGAILRANSSQVPPNESNTNSEGSYTNASTNSTSVTSSTATVVS